In Rhizobium sp. WSM4643, the following are encoded in one genomic region:
- a CDS encoding ArsR/SmtB family transcription factor yields METSDLADHTNVAAALLSAMANPKRLLILCSLVKGEVAVGVLATQVGLSQSALSQHLSKLRAQKLVKTRRDAQTIYYSSSSEPVMKILATLEDIYLVQKRNRSAA; encoded by the coding sequence ATGGAAACCTCCGATTTGGCCGATCACACGAACGTGGCGGCAGCTTTATTGTCGGCCATGGCAAACCCGAAAAGATTGCTGATCTTGTGTAGCCTCGTGAAGGGCGAAGTGGCCGTCGGCGTGCTTGCGACGCAGGTCGGCCTCAGCCAGTCGGCTCTCTCTCAGCACCTGTCGAAACTACGCGCTCAAAAACTGGTCAAGACCCGCCGAGACGCACAAACCATCTATTATTCGAGCAGCTCCGAGCCGGTCATGAAGATCCTGGCAACGCTCGAAGACATCTACCTCGTGCAGAAGAGAAACAGATCCGCCGCTTGA
- a CDS encoding aspartate aminotransferase family protein, translated as MSNRLNAPNDLRAFWMPFTANRQFKKEPRLFVGAKDMYYTTHDGRQVLDGTAGLWCVNAGHCRPKITEAIREQAGELDYAPAFQLGHPKAFELANRLVDIAPEGLNHVLYTNSGSESVETALKVALAYHRVKGNGSRFRLIGRERGYHGVNFGGISVGGIVTNRKMFGTLLTGVDHMPHTHQPGKNNFTRGEPEHGGDIATELERIVTLHDASTVAAVIVEPVAGSTGVLIPPKGYLQKLREICTKHGILLIFDEVITGFGRLGAPFAAQYYDVKPDMITAAKGLTNGVIPMGAVFVTSEIHDAFMNGPEHMIEFFHGYTYSGNPIASAAALATLDTYKEEGLLTRAAELSDYWADALHSLKDCPNVIDIRNTGLIGAIELDPIAGEPTKRAFTAFLKAYESGLLIRTTGDIIALSPPLIIEKHHIDELFGKLRAILQNNV; from the coding sequence ATGTCCAATCGCCTCAATGCACCGAACGATCTTCGCGCCTTCTGGATGCCGTTTACGGCAAATCGCCAGTTCAAGAAGGAGCCGCGTTTGTTCGTCGGCGCCAAGGACATGTACTATACGACCCATGACGGCCGTCAGGTGCTGGACGGCACGGCTGGCCTCTGGTGCGTCAACGCCGGCCACTGCCGCCCGAAGATCACCGAAGCGATCCGCGAGCAGGCCGGCGAGCTCGATTACGCGCCGGCCTTCCAGCTCGGCCATCCCAAGGCCTTCGAACTGGCGAACCGCCTGGTCGACATTGCCCCGGAAGGCCTGAACCACGTTCTCTACACCAATTCGGGTTCGGAATCCGTCGAGACGGCGCTCAAGGTGGCGCTCGCCTATCACCGCGTGAAGGGCAATGGATCACGCTTCCGCCTGATTGGCCGCGAGCGCGGCTATCATGGCGTCAATTTCGGCGGCATCTCCGTCGGCGGCATCGTCACCAACCGCAAGATGTTCGGCACACTTCTGACCGGCGTCGATCACATGCCGCACACCCACCAGCCCGGCAAAAACAACTTCACTCGCGGCGAGCCCGAGCATGGCGGCGACATCGCTACCGAACTCGAGCGTATCGTCACCTTGCATGACGCCTCCACCGTCGCCGCCGTCATCGTCGAGCCGGTGGCGGGTTCCACCGGCGTCTTGATCCCGCCCAAGGGCTACCTGCAAAAGCTGCGCGAGATCTGCACCAAGCATGGCATCCTTCTGATCTTCGACGAGGTCATCACCGGCTTCGGCCGCCTCGGCGCTCCCTTCGCCGCGCAATATTACGACGTCAAGCCCGACATGATCACCGCCGCCAAGGGGCTGACCAACGGTGTCATTCCGATGGGCGCGGTCTTCGTTACCTCCGAGATCCATGATGCCTTCATGAACGGCCCGGAACATATGATCGAGTTCTTCCACGGCTACACCTATTCCGGCAACCCGATCGCCTCCGCCGCCGCGCTCGCCACGCTCGACACCTACAAGGAGGAAGGCCTGCTGACGCGCGCCGCCGAGCTTTCCGACTACTGGGCCGACGCGCTGCATTCGCTGAAGGACTGCCCCAATGTCATCGACATCCGGAACACCGGCCTGATCGGCGCGATCGAACTCGACCCGATCGCCGGCGAGCCCACCAAGCGCGCCTTCACCGCTTTCCTGAAAGCTTATGAAAGCGGCCTGCTGATCCGCACCACCGGCGATATCATCGCGCTCTCACCGCCGCTGATCATCGAGAAGCACCATATCGACGAGCTCTTCGGCAAGCTGCGAGCCATCCTGCAGAACAACGTCTGA